One genomic region from Phycodurus eques isolate BA_2022a chromosome 16, UOR_Pequ_1.1, whole genome shotgun sequence encodes:
- the fmc1 gene encoding protein FMC1 homolog, with translation MAASPSSLRVYRGILKELRAMQGQHYKRSLAYNYVTDQFRKNQVTGERYCRAQQEAFHASQTYLCLLASSRNHKALHNLYHGKGERGPDEVAGLVGLRLPTQPGGKGWEK, from the exons ATGGCAGCGTCACCATCCTCCTTACGCGTCTACAGAGGAATACTCAAAGAATTGCGGGCCATGCAAGGGCAACATTACAAGCGGTCACTAGCGTACAATTACGTTACGGATCAGTTTCGAAAAAATCAG GTGACAGGAGAGAGGTACTGCCGCGCCCAGCAGGAGGCGTTCCATGCCTCACAAACATACCTGTGCCTGCTGGCATCCTCAAGGAACCACAAAGCCTTGCACAACCTTTACCACGGAAAGGGAGAACGCGGCCCAGATGAGGTGGCGGGCCTGGTGGGGCTGAGGTTGCCCACTCAGCCCGGTGGTAAAGGCTGGGAGAAGTGA